Genomic window (Streptomyces liliiviolaceus):
TCGTACGTGCGTCGCGTTCGCGTGGCGGTGGGTGTTCTCCAATGCTTCCGAGGCGATCGCCAGGAGTTGGCGGGGTGCCCCCGGGGCGAGTCCGGGGGCCGGGCCCGGCCGGTGGGGGTCCTGCCGGTGGGCGAAGGTCGCCTCGATCCCCGTACGGGACTCGAAGTCCGCCACCCTCGAAGCCAGTTCCGTCACCATGTCCATCGGCGGGTGGGACATCGCCGTGTGGGCCCGCAGGTCCGTCAGGAGTTCCCTGGACTCCGTCGCCGCCCTGCGTGCCGCTCCCGCCACCGCTGTCGCCTGGGACTTGAGGGCCTGGGGGTTCGACTCGTTGTCCGCGGCGACCGCCAGGGCCTCCGCCGACAGGGCGAGGCCGTGCAGGGTCTTCGCCACCGAGTCGTGCATCTCCCGGGCCAGGCGGGCGCGTTCGGACTCCACCGCCTCCGCCACCGCCAGGCGGGAGTTCGCCTCCGCGAGCGCCTGACTGGCCGCACCGAAGCGGAACATCAGGTTCCGCAGGGTGACGCCGATAACGCCCGCCGCGACGCAGAAGCCCGCGATCAGGAGGGTGCTGGCGCCGGCTCCCGGGCGGTGTTCCCACGCCCTGAACACCGTGAGCAGGACCACGAGCTGCAGTCCCGTGAAGACTCCGGAGCCGCGCCAGCCGTACAGCAGGCCCGAGAGGAGCGGGGTGCAGACCGCCGCGTACGCGAGGGGGGACGCGGGGGACGCCGTGAGCAGGAGTATCGCGCCGAAGAACAGGTCCACCGCCATGAGGGTGGGGTGGGCGAGGAGTTGCGGAGCGCAGCGGTCCCAGTCCCTGAGCATGGCGTACGAGCCCATCACGCCGAGGACCGCGGCGGTGAGGACGGCGTGGCGGGGGAAGCCGTCGGCGGCGTTCGCCGTTGCGAAGGGGGCGCCTATGGCGATGAGGGCGAGGCGGATCGCGAATGCCTGGCGGCAGAGGGCCTGGAGGGCGTTGAGTTGGAGGCGGATGCCGTCCGGCGCCGCCGCGTCGTCCGCGAAGTAGCCTGTGGCCCACTTGGCGGAGCCGCCGGGGAGAAGGGGCGTTCGTCGGCTGCGGGCCGGATGTGGCTGGGCGCGCCCCGCGGCGGAGCCGCCACATGTCACAGCCCCGCGCCCCTTACGGGGCCACCCCTGCTTCCAGCTGCCGGCCGCCATCTCAGCGCCCCAGGATCGAGCCGAAGTTCGTTCCCGAGCCGAGGAACATGCCCGTGGCGATGAGGATCATCGTGGCCGGGAGCATGAAGACCAGCGTGACCATCGTCGCCTTGGGGATCGTCTTCGCCGCCCGGCGGCGGGAGTTCTGGGCGTCGGTGCGGCGCATGTCCGTGGCGAGCTGGATCAGGGTGTCCGCGATCGGGGAGCCCAGCTCCTCTCCCTGCTGGAGCGCCGACACGAACTGGGCGACCTGCTCGGAGGAGTTGCGCCTGCGCAGTTCGTCGAAGGCCTGGCGGCGGCTGACGCCCATGTCCATCTGGCGCAGGGTGATGCGCAGTTCGTCCGCCCACGGGCCCTCGTAGTGGTCCGCGACCCGTTCCAGGGCCTGGCGGAAGCCGAGGCCCGCCGACACCACGACCGCCAGGACGTCCAGGAAGTCGGGGAGGGTGCGGTCGATGACCTCCTTGCGGTCGCGGATCGCCTGCCAGATCAGGGCGTCGGCGGCCAGCAGGCCGAACGCCAGGGCCATCAGGGCGAAGAGGGTCCGGCCGTTGGAGAGGAAGATCAGGAAGAGCAGGGCGCCGAAGACCCCGTACACCGCGCGGCGGGCCGCGTAGCGGTTGAGGGTCAGGCCGCCGGGGTTGCCCGCCATGTCGATGCGGCGGCGTTTGGCGTCGACGCGGCGGGGGCCCATCAGACGCAGGACGAGCGGGGCGAAACGCATGCCGAGGCGGTCGACGGCCGAGTCCGCCTTCGAGACGCGGGTGCCGCCGACCTCCAGCGCGAGGGCCATGTCGCCGGGGAGCTTGGCCTCCGCGCGGTACATGCGGATACCGAGGAGGAAGCCCGCGACGGCCAGTCCCATCAGCGCGGCGAGCAGCAGAGCGATCATCCTGGACCCCTCCTCATACTTCGATCCTGCCGAGGCGGCGGATCACGAAGAAGCCGATCGTGTAGAGGCCCATGGCGATCAGGACCAGGGTCTGGCCCAGGGGGGAGCCGGTCACCTTGGCCAGGGCGCCCTCGTTCGAGGAGTTGATGAGGAGGAGGGAGCCGAGGCCGAGGAGGGGCACGGTGAAGGCCGTCGCGTTGACCTCGGAGAGCATCGTGCGGACCTCGCGGCGGGTCTCCTTGCGGTCCTCCAGGGTCTTGGTGAGGTTGCGCAGGGAGTTGACGACCGTGCCGCCCGCCTTGTTGGACAGGACCAGGGTGGTGACCAGGACGACGAGTTCGCGGGACGGCAGGCGTTCGGCCAGCTCGCCGAGCGCGTCGTCGACCGAGCGGCCGAGGGTCAGCTGGTCGGCGACCCGGGCCAGCTCCTCCCCCGCCGGGGCCTCCAACTCCTCCGCCGCCATCGCGAGGGCGGTGCGCAGGGCGAGGCCGGCCGCCGCCGCGTTGGCCAGCAGGCGTGCCACGTCCGGGAGCTGGTTGATGAAGGCCTCGATGCGCTTCTGGCGCTGCCAGTTGAGGAAGATCGCGGCGCTCCACACGCCGACCAGGCCCGCGATGGGGCCGAAGAACGGGGCCAGGGCCGCCGCCGCGATCAGCCAGAGCGCGACGACCACGGCGGCCACGTACGTGAAGAACTCGCCCGGCGTCACGTCGAGTCCCGTCGCCGACAGGCGCAGCTGGATCGTGCGGCCCAGGCGGGTGCGGCGCAGCCGGCGGTCGACGGCGGCGAAGCGGCGGGCCCGGCCGGCGGCGGTGCGCAGGGGGCCGCCGCCGGAGAGGCGGTCGACGAGGGCCTGGCGCTGGGCGCGGCCGGAGACGTACGTGTGGACGCCCGCGACGGCCAGCGTGCCGCACAGCATGGTGGCGCCGAGGGCGAGGGGGACCGCGTTGTTCACGGCTCGCTCCTCTCGGTCGGGACTGCGCCGACACCGACGACAGCGGCACTGACAGTGACAGCGGCTGCGGCTGCGGCTGCGCCCACAGCGACGACTGCGGCGGATTCAAAGGTTCCGGTGGGTGTCATCCGATCGCCTGCCGGGTGTTGAGGACGTCGATCGCCTCCGCCACCCCGAAGGCGGGCGGCAGCGGCTCGTTGGCGACGTACAGCTTCTCCGCGACCGAGCGGGGCAGCGGGAGGTGTTCGAAGTGGCCGTGGACGACCCGGTCGGGGCCGGTGGGGCGCGGGACGAAGCGGGTGACGGGCACGATGCGGAACTGTTCGCGGCCGTGCGAGACCAGCAGCGCGATCTCGGTGACCTTGCGGGAGCCGTCCGCGTGCCGGGTGAGCTGGACGACGACGTCGACCGCCGAGTTGATCTGGTCCTTGAGCGCCTCGAACGGGATCTGCACCTCGGACATCGAGCCCAGTGTCTGGAGGCGCATCAGCGCGTCCTCCGCGGAGTTCGAGTGGACGGTCGCCAGGGAGCCGTCGTGGCCCGTCGACATGGCCTGGAGCATGTCGAGCGTCTCGCCGCCGCGAACCTCACCGACGATGATGCGGTCGGGGCGCATGCGCAGGGAGTTGCGGACCAGGTCGCGGATGGTGATCTGGCCCTTGCCCTCCACGTTCGGGGGCCGGGATTCGAGGCGGATGACGTGCTCCTGCTGGAGCTGCAGTTCCGCGGAGTCCTCGATGGTGATGATGCGCTCGTGGGACGGGACGAGTCCGGAGAGCGCGTTGAGGAGCGTGGTCTTGCCCGAGCCCGTACCGCCGCTGACGATGACGTTGAAGCGTGCGCGCACGAACGCCGCGAGCAGCATCAGCATCTGCTCGTCGAGCGAGCCGAGGCCGATCAGCTCCGGGAGCGTGTACGCGCGGGGGAAGCGGCGGATCGTGAGGGTGGGGCCGGTGAGGGCGAGCGGCGGGATGATGACGTTGACGCGCTCCCCGGTGGGGAGGCGGGCGTCGACCATCGGGTTCGACTCGTCCACACGGCGGTTGACCGTGGAGACGATGCGCTCGATGGTCTGCATCAGCTGCTCGTTCGAGGCGAAGCGCAGCGGGAGCTGTTCCACGCGTCCGGCGCGCTCCACGAAGATGGAGTCCGGGCCGTTGACCATGATCTCGGTGATCGACGCGTCGGCGAGGAGGGGTTCCAGGACGCCGAGGCCGAGGGCCTCGTCGACGACCCTGCGGATCAGCTGGGAGCGCTCGGCGGTCGACAGGACCGGGCCCTCGCGGCTGATGATGTGCCCGAGGACGCGCTCCAGGCGGATGCGCCGTTCGGCCGCCGCGAGGCTCGACATCTCCGCGAGGTCGATCTCCTCCAGCAGCTTGGCACGGTAGACGGCGACGAGGTGTCCGTCCTCGCGGCCGGCTCCGCCCTCTTCGGGGGCGGCGATACGGGCTCGCAGGCTCATGTCTTCAACTCCTCTCGGTCGTACGGTGACTCGGTCGTGCGGTCAGTCGGTGTCGCGGTCGTGCGGTCGGTCGGCTGTGCGGTCGTGCGGTCAGTCGTCGGTGGGCATCGTGGCCTGGCGTTCCACCGTCACGCTCGGCAGGAGGGGGATGACGGCGGGGACCTGGAGGGTGACGGTCGCGGTGGTGAGGTCGGCGCCCTCGTCGGCCGACACGTCCGGGTTGAGCCAGCCGCTCACCGCCGCCGTCCCCGCCGCTCCCCCGTCGTCGCCCTGCGAGGCGGCCCGTGCCGCGGCCCGCGCCGCCGAACCGGCCTGGTTGATGCCGTAGCCGATCAGGCCGAGCTGGATGGCCGCCATCCCGACGAGCAGCAGGATCGGCAGGAATCCGGCGAACTCCAGCATGGAGACGCCCCGGTCGTCCCGGTCCCGTAACCGCCGCCGCAGGCGCCGCGCGAGACGCTTCATCAGTCGTCCCCCTCCAGTGCGGCCCCGGCCGTGCCCTCGACCGTCCAGCCCGCGTCGAAGCCCGGGAAGAACAGGGGCACCTGAGCGGTCACCGTGGCCTTCATGACCGGGCCCGCGACACCGCAGTCGATCCCTGCGCCGTCCCAGGCACCCGGCAGGTGCTTCCCGCCGGCGGCGCTGCAGGCACCGCCGACGTCCCCGTCGATCGCGTACGCGGCGGTCGCGGCCCGTGCCGCCTCGTCCGCCGCGTTCCCGGCGAGGGAGTACGTGTAGCCGTACAGCGCGCACTGCCACAGGATCGTCATCACGACCAGCAGGATCGGGAACATACCGGCGAATTCGAGGGTGACCGCGCCCCGGTCGCCGCCCTTGCGGCGCAGGGAGAGGGAGCCCCTGTCCTTGTCCGGGGAGGTCTTGCGGCGCCGGCCGCCACCGCCGCCCGCGGGCTGCTCGGCCATCAGGCCCAGCTCGCCCGCCAGCGCCCACAGGGCCTGCTTGACCGTCGAGCGGGTGTCCAGGTCCTGCATACGGCCCGCGTCCACGACGGACTGGAGTTCCTTGAAGGCGGCGGGGACCGTGGTGCGGACGACCTTGGTGCCGGTGACGCGTTCGACCAGGGACGGCTGTATCTCCGTACCTCGGGCGAAGCGGTTGACGACCGTGCGGGTCTCCTCGGCCTTGCGGATCTGGAGGCGGTCCCACATGCGGACCATGCGTTTGGCGGCGCGGACGGCGACGACGTCGGGGGTGACCAGGAGCAGGGCCTGGTCGGCGAGTTCGACGGCGGCGGCGTTCGCGGCGTTCAGCTGGGCGCCGCAGTCGACGACCACGAGGTCGTAGCGGGAGCGCAGGGCGCCCAGGACCTGGCGGGCGACACGGTCGGTGATCTCCTCGCCGCGTTCGCCCTCGGCAGGGGCGAGGAGCAGGCCGAGGCCGGTGTCGTGGGCGTAGACGGCGTCCTGGAGGACGCGCGGGTTGATGTCGCTGATCGCGGCGAGGTCGGCGATGGAGCGGCGGAACTGCACGTCCAGGTACGAGGCCACGTCGCCGGACTGGAGGTCCAGGTCGAGCAGGGCGACCGAGCGGCCGGAGGACTGGGCGGCCAGGGCGAGCTGGACGGCGGTGACGGTCGCGCCGACGCCGCCCTTCGCGCCGGTCACCGTGACGATCGAGCCGCCCGGTCCCGTGTACAGCTCGGGCGTGGCGCTGCCCAGGTGGCGGCGCATGCCGGTGGACCAGGCGGCGGCGGCCTGGACGCGTTCGGCGAGGGCGTCGTAGCCGAGCGGCAGGGCGACGATGCCGCGTGCGCCGCAGTCCATGGCGGCGGTCAGGACGCCGGTGCTGGTGTCGGCGGTGATGAGGACGACGCCGACGGCCGGGAAGCGCATGACCAGGTCGCGGATGACGTCGAGCGCGGGGACCGGGCCGATCCGCTCGTGGACGAGGACGACCTCGGGCAGTTCGTCGAGGGATTCGGTGGCCAGCCGGGCCAGGGTGTCCAGCAGGGCCGTGGTGTCGGGGACCGGCGGGGCGGGTTCGGCGTCGGCGAGCTGGCTCAGGAGGGTGCTGAGGGCGCGGGCCGAGTCGATGTCGCCGACGGCGGGCAGGATGCGGATGGTCATCGGCACGCCCTCGCGAGTGACGGCCCCAAGGGGACTGCGCTCATCACGGCCTCCTACTTGTCCTCGTCGAGGGTGTACGAGCGGTCGCCGGGGGCGACGGTGGCGTCGGCGCCGCCCGCGATCAGGGCGAGGCGGACGTGTTCGGCGAACGACTCGGCGTACGCGACGCGCTGGGCGTCGGCGGTGTCGAGGGCGAACGTGATCGGGACGGCCTCGGTGGCGGTGCGGCGGCGGTCGTTGCTGGACTGGCCGGGTTCGAGCGCGGTCAGTTTGCCGACGTCGATGACGCGGGCGTTCTGCACGATGACCTTCGACTGGTCCTTGCCGTTGTCGGTGTCGTCCTTGAACGTGGCGTAGATGTTGACCCGCGAGCCCGGGTCGATCTTGCCCGCCACCCCGGTCGCCGCGTCGATCAGGATCGCGATCTCCTGCTGGCCGGCCTGCAGGGCGGGCCGGTCGACGATCATGTCCGTCTGGAGCAGCGAGCCCTTCTTCAGCTGCGTGACGGCGATCTTGCCGCGGACCTGGGAGAGGCGGGTGACCGCGGTGGACGACAGCCACCGCTCGGGCATCGAGACCTTCTCGAACTGGTCGGCCGACAGCTCCTTGTAGGGCGCGATGTCGTCCTTCAGGCGGTACGCCGCGACCTCGGGGCCGACCTTCGAGTTCACGTCGCGGATCACCGAGAGCACTCCGGCGAAGGCGCCCACGGCGCACAGGACCGAGAGGACCAGCAGGATGACGCCGCGGCGCTGGCGCGAGTTCACTACATCTCACCTCGTGGGGACAATGCCGAGTTCAAGGGGTATTCACCGGTAACAGGGGGTGCTGCAGGGTATTCACCGTTATTCAGGTGTACGTGCCTGACGTGCGGGGCTCACGTGGCCCCTCGGGGCAGGGCGCGTACCGAAGAGGCTGCCCGCGCGACGGCCGTCGGAAGCTCGTTCGACGAGGGTGGCGGCAACGGCGCCGCACAGAAGCCGCAGCGGTCCCCGATGAGTTCGAGACCGCACCAGTGGCATTCGTCGCGCCGTACGGACGAGACCAGCTGGTACAGCACGGACACGTCGTAGAGGCCCGCGGCGAACTCGGCGACCTTGCCCGTGCCCCACCAGCGGGCCGACTCGGCGGGCAGCGGCACGGTCGCCACCCCCTGTACGTGCCAGGCGGGGGCGAGCGTCCCGGTGAGCCAGTCGGCGGGCAGCTGCCCGGCCGCGACGAGCATCCGGGTCCCGAACTCGGGCCCGGTCAGCTCGTCCTGCCCGACGCGCACCAGCTGGGGCCGCGGCGTGGCCAGTACGGCGAACTGGGCGCCCGGCACCCACGACTTGGCGTGGGACCTGAGCGAGACCGGGATCCGGTCGAGTCTGGCGACCGAGTTCAGCAGGGCGCCCGAGTAGATGTAGTGGGCGAGCAGCCGGGCGGAGGAGGCGAGCACTCCGGGGCTGAAGTCGCAGACGGAGAGCTGGCGCAGCTGCTGGGCGAGCAGGGCGAGGCCGAGCGGCGGCAGGTCGAGGGCGAGCAGCGCGATGCGGTCGCTCTCCAGGACGGAGCGCACGGCGTGCAGCCGCCGGATCACGGCGGTCGGCGCGGAGGACGGACAGAGCGCGATCACATAGCCGTGCTGCTCGATGAGGGCGTGCATGGCCGTGAGGGAGGCTTCGAGGCCGTCGAGGGGCTGGACGGCGGCGGGCGGGGTCTGCCGGTCGTGCGGCGGGAGCACCAGATCGGAACTGGTGACGGCTATCGCGGTCGGCACGCTGCACACCACCCCGTTCACTGGGACGGAGTGGTCAACCGCGTCCCAGATCGCCCCTGTATCGCCTGAATGTTGTCGTGAATGTCGCCATCAATCCCTCACGGACGGACACAACTTGCCACTGTGGCGTCCTTCCGCAACTGCACCTTATCCACGGCATGCGCCGCTCAACACCGGATCCTTGAGATCAATTCACGCAACGTGCGACGTGATCCACACAGAGTGATCCGCATATGCCTCAACTCCGCGCCGCGGCACGTGCGTTGGCCTCGCCAAAGGTCTTGACAACCTGATTGGTCTGGACCAGTTTGGAGAGGCGACGGTGGCCACCGTGTCAGGGCCTGTGCAACAGGACCTGAGTTCCCTCCCGCACCCCCACTTCCCCACTCCCCCACCGGAGGCCCCAGTGGACCGCGTATCAGGCATGCCCAGACGCAGACGGACCTGGGCAGGCGCCCTCGCCGCCGTGCTCGCCGCGTCCGCCCTCTCCCTCGCCGGCGCAGGCCAGGCCTCGGCCGCGGACGTCAACAACACGAAGAACGCCGGCTACGAGTCGGGGCTCACCGGCTGGACCTGTTCGGCGGCCAGCGGCGCCACCGTCTCCTCCCCCGTGCACGGGGGCGCGGCGGCCCTGAAGGCCACCCCCGCCGGGCAGGACAACGCCCGCTGCAGCCAGACCGTGGCCGTGAAGGCCAACTCGACGTACACGCTGAGCGCCTGGGTGCAGGGCGGGTACGCGTATCTCGGCGCGAGCGGCACGGGCACGACCGACGTGTCGACCTGGACCCCGGACTCCTCGTCCTGGAAGCAGCTGACGACGTCCTTCACGACGGGCGCCAACACCACGTCCGTGACGGTCTACACCCACGGCTGGTACGGACAGGCGGCCTACTTCGCCGACGACGTGTCCGTGTTCGGGCCCGACGGGGGCGGCGGCGGTGACCCCGACCCGGTGGTCCCCGCGACCCCCGCCGGCCTGAACGTGGCCTCCACCACCTCCTCCTCCGTCTCCCTGGCCTGGAGCCCGGTGTCGGGCGCGAGCGGCTACAGCGTCTACCGCAGCGGTACGAAGGTCGCGGCGGTGACCGGCACCTCGGCCACCGTCACCGGGCTGGCCGCGTCCACCTCGTACTCCTTCCAGGTCACCGCCACCAACACGGCCGGTGAGTCGGCGAAGTCGACGGCGGTCACCGGGACGACCAAGGCGTCCTCCGGCAACACGGGCAACCTGCCCAAGCACGCCGTGACCGGCTACTGGCAGAACTTCAACAACGGCGCGACCGTCCAGAAGATCTCCGACGTCCCGTCCCAGTACGACATCATCGCGGTGTCCTTCGCCGACGCCACGTCCACGCCGGGCGCCGTGACCTTCAACCTCGACTCGGCCGGGCTCGGCGGCTACACCGTCGACCAGTTCAAGGCCGACGTCCAGGCCAAGAAGGCCGCGGGCAAGAAGGTGATCATCTCGATCGGCGGCGAGCGCGGCACGGTCGCGGTGAACGACGCCGCCTCGGCGACGAACTTCGCGAACTCCGTCTACTCGCTGATGCAGACGTACGGGTTCGACGGCGTCGACATCGACCTGGAGAACGGGCTCAACTCCACCTACATGACGCAGGCGCTGCGATCGCTGTCCTCGAAGGCCGGCTCCTCGCTGATCATCACGATGGCACCGCAGACCATCGACATGCAGTCCACGTCGAACACGTACTTCCAGACGGCCCTGAACATCAAGGACATCCTCACGGTCGTCAACATGCAGTACTACAACAGCGGTTCGATGCTCGGCTGCGACGGCAAGGTGTACTCGCAGGGCTCGGTGGACTTCCTGACCGCCCTCGCCTGCATCCAGCTGGAGGGCGGGCTCGCCCCGTCCCAGGTCGGCCTCGGCGTCCCGGCGTCGACGCGCGGCGCGGGCAGCGGATACGTCTCCCCGACGATCGTGAACAACGCCCTGGACTGCCTCGCCAAGGGCACGAACTGCGGCTCCTTCAAGCCGTCCAGGACCTACCCGGACCTGCGCGGCGCGATGACCTGGTCCACGAACTGGGACGCCACGGCGGGCAACGCGTGGTCGAACGCGGTGGGGCCGCACGTGCACGCGCTGCCGTAGCGGCGGAGGGCTTCATATTTTCGGCGCCGCACCGGTGTTGTACGCACCGGTGCGGCGTCGTGTCGTGCTGCGGCTGCGGGATCAGAAGAAGTCCGCCCACGGCTGGTCCCAGATCTGCTTCACGCACAGGACGACGAAGAGCAGGCCCGCGATCGTCAGCATGGCGTTGCTCAGGAGTCCGTTGCGCCACTCGGGCGGTGTGCGGGAGGAGTTGAGGAGCCAGACCAGGGTGAGGGCCAGGAAGGGGAGGAAGGCCGCGCCCAGGACTCCGTACAGGATGATCAGGCGGAAGGGCTGGCCCTCGAAGAGCAGGATCATCGGCGGGAAGGTCAGCCACAGGAGGTAGGCGCGGAACGGCCAGGACTTCTCGTGGGCGCCTGATGCGACCTCCTCGCCGGAGGCGGGGGCGGGGGCAGGGGCGGGGGTTGTGATGTCCGGGGTGTCCGAGGTGGTGTTCTGCGGGTTCGTGCGTTGTGCGGCTGATGCCGCCCTGTCCTTGCGGAGGCGTTCCACGAAGTCCGCGAACATCAGGCTCACGCCGTGCCAGACGCCGATCAGCGAGGTGAAGGACGTGGCGAAGAAGCCGATCAGGAAGAACTTGGCGGTCGCCGTGCCGTACTCGTCCTCCAGGATGTCCCCCAGCTGGATCAGCCCCTTGTCGCCGCTCGCGATCGCGACGTTGGACGAGTGCAGGATCTCCGCCCCCACGAACAGCATGGCGATGACGAAGATGCCGGTGGTGATGTAGGCGACGCGGTTGTCGAGCCGCATCACCTTCATCCAGCCGGTGTTCGTCCAGCCCTTCGCGTTGACCCAGTAGCCGTACGCGGCGAGCGTGATCGTGCCACCGACTCCACCGATCAGGCCGAGCGTGTTGAGGATCGAGTCCTTCTCGTCGGGGAGCACCGGGAGCAGGCCCGCGAACGCCTCGCCCAGGTTCGGGGTGACGCGGATCGCCAGGTAGACCGTGACGACGAACATGACGCCCACCAGGACCGTCATGACCTTCTCGAAGACCGCGTACTTGTTGAACCAGACGAAGACCAGACCCACCAGGCCGGTCAGGATCGCCCACCACTTGAGGTCCATCACGTCCGGGAACAGCGCTTGCAGGGGCAGGCCCGACGAGGACATGGCCGCCGCGCCGTAGACGAAGCCCCAGATCACGACGTACACGACGAAGAACCACGACGTCCAGCGGCCGAGGCTCGCCCAGCCGTCGAAGAGCGTCCGGCCGGTGGACAGGTGCCAGCGGCCCGCCGCCTCCGCGAGGGAGATCTTGACGAGGCAGCCGATCACGGCGGCCCACAGCAGGGTGTAGCCGAAGTTCGAGCCCGCGATCAGGGTGGCGACGAGGTCGCCCGCGCCCACACCGGTCGCGGCGACCACGATTCCGGGGCCGATGTACTTCCAACTGGATTTACGAGGGGCGGCCACTTCATTTCCCGGTGGCCCTGGTGCCGTTGTTCCTCCCGGGGGTCCCGCCGTACTGCCCGAGCCCCTGGTGTCCGCGTGTCCCGAGGTGTCCGCCATGCCGATCAAGAAAGCGTAAAGAGATCCGCGGCACAAGAGGGCGTGCAGCGATCCCCACCTGATGTGCACAGCGTGAACTGCCTGTTCGAAGGGTGGTCGAGCGGCCGGAGCGGTTCTTTTTCGGCCTGATTCCGGTGTCGGGTTCCGGGCCAAGCTTGACCCGGACATGCCATGGCTCCACGATGAGCGCCACACCGCACAGCCATCCCCCGCTCCAATCCCCACATTTCCGGTGATCCCGGATTCCATGGAGAAAACAGGAGGATCCATGCGTTTTCGTGACAGACGTGGGCGGCGCTCCGCTGCTCTCGCCACGCTCCTCGCGCTGGCCCTCGCGGCGCCCGTCGCCGCCATGACCGACGCGGGAGCCGCCCCCGGCAAGGCTCCCGCCTCCGACACGGACGAGATCCGCCAGTACGAGATCCATGTGCACGGCAGTACGTCCGCCGTCCGTACGGCGATCGCGCGGACCGGCGTCTCCATCGACGAGGCCGACGAAGAAACCGTCGTCGTCTCGGGACGCGCGTCCCAGGCGAAGGAACTGCGGCGGCTGGGGTACGAGGTCACCTCCCTCGGCGCCGCGCCCGACCGGTCCAGCGCCGCCGACGTCGGTGTTCTCGACTTCCCCTCCGCCGACTCGCGCTATCACAACTACGCCGAGATGAACACGGAGATCGACCAGCGGCTGGCCGCCTACCCGAGCATCATGAGCAAGCGCGTGATCGGGAAGTCGTACCAGGGCCGGGACATCGTCGCCATCAAGATCAGCGACAACGTCGCCACCGACGAGTCCGAGCCCGAGGTGCTGTTCACCCACCACCAGCACGCGCGCGAGCACCTCACCGTGGAGATGGCGCTGTATCTCCTGCGGGAGCTGGGCGCGGGGTACGGGTCCGACTCCCGCGTCACCAACATGGTGAACAACCGCGAGATCTGGATCGTGCCGGACCTCAACCCCGACGGCGGCGAGTACGACATCGCCACCGGCGCGTATCGGTCCTGGCGGAAGAATCGGCAGCCCAACAGTGGCAGTTCGGCCGTCGGGACCGATCTGAACCGCAACTGGAACTACCGGTGGGGGTGCTGTGGCGGGTCCTCCGGGTCCACCTCGTCCGAGACCTACCGGGGCGCCTCGGCCGAGTCCGCGCCCGAGGTGAAGGTCGTCGCCGACTTCGTACGCAGCCGGGTCGTCGGCGGCACTCAGCAGATCAAGGCGGGCGTGGACTTCCACACGTACAGCGAGCTGGTGCTGTGGCCCTTCGGGTACACCACCGCGGACACCACGACCGGGATGACGCTGGACGACCGCAACGCGTTCGCCGCGGTCGGGCAGAAGATGGCCGCGAGCAACGGGTACACGGCGGAGCAGGCGAGCGACCTGTACATCACCGACGGGTCGATCGACGACTACCTCTGGGGCAGCCACAAGATCTTCTCGTACACCTTCGAGATGTATCCGTCGTCCAGTGGCGGGGGCGGGTTCTATCCGCCCGACGAGGTCATCGAACGGGAGACCTCGCGGAACCGGGACGCGGTGCTGCAGCTTCTGGAGAACTCCGACTGCATGTATCGGTCCATCGGCAAGGAAGCGCAGTATTGCGGCTGATCCGTGCCTGATCCGTGCCTGACCTGCGGTCGGCTTTGACTTGGCGGGTCGGGGGCGGGTCGTGGGGAACTGGGCGTCCGTTGTGGCTGGGCGCTCAGTTCCCCGCGGGCCTAAGGGGTGGGTTCCGCTGTCTTGGATTCTTCGGGGTCGGCTTCGGGTTCGGCTTCGGTTTCCTCGAAGTAGGTGTCGAGGACCTCGTCCAAGCTCGTTTCCCAGAGTTTGAAGTCCGAGCG
Coding sequences:
- a CDS encoding CpaF family protein — translated: MSLRARIAAPEEGGAGREDGHLVAVYRAKLLEEIDLAEMSSLAAAERRIRLERVLGHIISREGPVLSTAERSQLIRRVVDEALGLGVLEPLLADASITEIMVNGPDSIFVERAGRVEQLPLRFASNEQLMQTIERIVSTVNRRVDESNPMVDARLPTGERVNVIIPPLALTGPTLTIRRFPRAYTLPELIGLGSLDEQMLMLLAAFVRARFNVIVSGGTGSGKTTLLNALSGLVPSHERIITIEDSAELQLQQEHVIRLESRPPNVEGKGQITIRDLVRNSLRMRPDRIIVGEVRGGETLDMLQAMSTGHDGSLATVHSNSAEDALMRLQTLGSMSEVQIPFEALKDQINSAVDVVVQLTRHADGSRKVTEIALLVSHGREQFRIVPVTRFVPRPTGPDRVVHGHFEHLPLPRSVAEKLYVANEPLPPAFGVAEAIDVLNTRQAIG
- a CDS encoding type II secretion system F family protein, coding for MLCGTLAVAGVHTYVSGRAQRQALVDRLSGGGPLRTAAGRARRFAAVDRRLRRTRLGRTIQLRLSATGLDVTPGEFFTYVAAVVVALWLIAAAALAPFFGPIAGLVGVWSAAIFLNWQRQKRIEAFINQLPDVARLLANAAAAGLALRTALAMAAEELEAPAGEELARVADQLTLGRSVDDALGELAERLPSRELVVLVTTLVLSNKAGGTVVNSLRNLTKTLEDRKETRREVRTMLSEVNATAFTVPLLGLGSLLLINSSNEGALAKVTGSPLGQTLVLIAMGLYTIGFFVIRRLGRIEV
- a CDS encoding TadE/TadG family type IV pilus assembly protein encodes the protein MKRLARRLRRRLRDRDDRGVSMLEFAGFLPILLLVGMAAIQLGLIGYGINQAGSAARAAARAASQGDDGGAAGTAAVSGWLNPDVSADEGADLTTATVTLQVPAVIPLLPSVTVERQATMPTDD
- a CDS encoding sensor histidine kinase, with the protein product MTCGGSAAGRAQPHPARSRRTPLLPGGSAKWATGYFADDAAAPDGIRLQLNALQALCRQAFAIRLALIAIGAPFATANAADGFPRHAVLTAAVLGVMGSYAMLRDWDRCAPQLLAHPTLMAVDLFFGAILLLTASPASPLAYAAVCTPLLSGLLYGWRGSGVFTGLQLVVLLTVFRAWEHRPGAGASTLLIAGFCVAAGVIGVTLRNLMFRFGAASQALAEANSRLAVAEAVESERARLAREMHDSVAKTLHGLALSAEALAVAADNESNPQALKSQATAVAGAARRAATESRELLTDLRAHTAMSHPPMDMVTELASRVADFESRTGIEATFAHRQDPHRPGPAPGLAPGAPRQLLAIASEALENTHRHANATHVRVTLECSRSVLRLTVRDDGEGTAVSLDDVRLLANTGHFGLLGMLERAATVAAELHLHSTAHGGTEVTLTLPRTPTVPAPLPRSPQEEAAHA
- a CDS encoding DUF5936 domain-containing protein; this encodes MIALLLAALMGLAVAGFLLGIRMYRAEAKLPGDMALALEVGGTRVSKADSAVDRLGMRFAPLVLRLMGPRRVDAKRRRIDMAGNPGGLTLNRYAARRAVYGVFGALLFLIFLSNGRTLFALMALAFGLLAADALIWQAIRDRKEVIDRTLPDFLDVLAVVVSAGLGFRQALERVADHYEGPWADELRITLRQMDMGVSRRQAFDELRRRNSSEQVAQFVSALQQGEELGSPIADTLIQLATDMRRTDAQNSRRRAAKTIPKATMVTLVFMLPATMILIATGMFLGSGTNFGSILGR